A DNA window from Eremothecium cymbalariae DBVPG#7215 chromosome 3, complete sequence contains the following coding sequences:
- the PTP3 gene encoding tyrosine protein phosphatase PTP3 (similar to Ashbya gossypii ACL041C), with amino-acid sequence MLKDNCCVRSDLSVKHNHKPSLSDSMSILSNASTLVDDLQGGNNAPTSQSHSVVAACRHRSRSLEDPLHTPLSGCPSGCLGSAGSPYGINSGAATLSLSGFKPTCTNGNNTRFQLHSGCKTIDCKPLANMLLDHDETYGAAKNIIVIDTRPYMEYSKAHIKDSIHISLPSTLLKRKNFSLQRLLDNLPAYERNLIKEKLKEEYSENDKDSFSVVIYDNTDVKPDGRVSLACFGISSKFLDNDWPNQGQRKPDVYILSGGFPQFQSQFPDLAESSPMEYDRELLQPPAVYYSSTSSLSTPPSTQGSPLVPVCSPTFSSPISHLFKFQLPHAPRQNLAGSSQSFQHVFKMRQFEENSNLESYLDAVDLNENRKLSSSEYFTNPSTPQQQYYKFPLKLSFQLEFDAITETYDAEQINAVMPRWFRNLMDKSSKMQFIEKFQRLDIIERTRLDRLLKMPPLSSEQITEQKPGHKTSSLDGGYSEEDDEYDRQISISSGVELGSKNRYKDIFPYEHTRVILRRDLEITKLSQEPHYNGVVDTYINANYLTGPFTTGDSPSNNTVRYIATQAPLSETIHDFYTCIINNRVPIVITLTDEFENGLEKCCKFWAEGDYNGIQVALLQERKENNLYLRRIKLTFNSGKSTFQIFQIQIKDWPDLGVLVNPTDILSMLDIKNFIISELFKRGVFNKGDLPTVLVHCSAGCGRTGTFCTVDTIVSNLKNIDAHEIQWEANHHDNNNLFDPIVITIDRFRKQRISMVQNINQFLFIYDCMLSYFKLHLNNNTCGGDNVGLGSFTNSMGELDILEDFLCSKKNEL; translated from the coding sequence ATGCTTAAGGATAATTGTTGTGTAAGATCTGATTTGTCAGTTAAGCACAACCACAAACCATCTTTATCGGATTCGATGTCGATTTTATCCAACGCATCTACCTTGGTGGACGATCTCCAGGGCGGTAATAATGCGCCTACTTCCCAATCTCATAGTGTTGTGGCAGCATGCCGGCATAGGTCGCGCTCATTGGAGGACCCTCTTCATACACCTCTTAGTGGTTGTCCTTCTGGCTGCCTAGGTAGCGCAGGATCACCATATGGAATAAATAGTGGTGCGGCGACGCTATCATTATCTGGTTTTAAACCTACATGCACAAATGGAAATAATACGAGGTTCCAATTACATAGTGGTTGTAAAACGATAGATTGTAAACCATTGGCAAATATGTTATTGGACCATGATGAGACTTATGGGGCAGCTAAAAATATAATCGTCATAGATACCAGGCCATATATGGAGTATTCAAAGGCACATATAAAAGATTCCATTCATATAAGTTTGCCTTCAAcacttttaaaaaggaaaaacttTAGTTTGCAAAGGTTATTAGATAATCTTCCGGCGTATGAAAGGAATCTAATAAaggagaagttgaaggaagaGTATAGTGAAAATGACAAGGATTCGTTCTCTGTTGTTATATATGACAATACGGATGTGAAGCCCGATGGGAGGGTTAGCCTTGCGTGTTTCGGAATTtcatcaaagtttttggataatGACTGGCCGAATCAAGGTCAAAGGAAGCCTGATGTTTACATACTATCCGGTGGGTTTCCTCAATTTCAATCACAGTTTCCAGATTTAGCAGAATCATCACCGATGGAGTATGACAGAGAACTTTTACAACCACCTGCAGTTTATTATTCGTCTACTTCATCTCTATCAACTCCACCTTCAACACAGGGGTCTCCTTTAGTGCCAGTTTGCTCACCGACATTTTCTTCACCTATATCTCATCTGTTCAAATTTCAGTTACCACATGCACCACGACAGAATTTAGCTGGCTCGTCACAGTCCTTCCAAcatgtttttaaaatgaGGCAATTCGAAGAAAACAGTAACTTGGAAAGTTATTTGGATGCCGTAGACCTTAATGAAAATAGAAAGTTGTCCAGTTCAGAGTATTTTACAAATCCCAGCACTCCACAACAGCAGTATTACAAATTTCCATTGAAACTCAGTTTTCAACTCGAGTTTGATGCAATAACTGAAACGTACGATGCGGAACAAATTAATGCAGTCATGCCTAGGTGGTTTCGGAATTTGATGGACAAGTCGTCGAAAATGcaatttattgaaaaattccaacGCTTGGATATTATTGAGCGTACCAGATTGGACAGGCTATTAAAGATGCCCCCACTATCTTCAGAACAAATCACAGAACAAAAACCGGGTCACAAAACATCTTCTTTGGATGGTGGTTACTCTGAAGAAGACGATGAATACGATCGTCAGATATCCATCTCGTCTGGTGTTGAATTGGGTAGTAAAAATCGATACAAAGATATATTCCCTTATGAGCATACAAGGGTTATACTGAGGCGAGACCTGGAAATTACAAAACTCTCACAGGAACCGCATTATAACGGTGTTGTCGACACTTATATTAATGCAAATTACTTGACGGGACCCTTTACTACTGGTGATAGTCCATCTAATAATACTGTTAGATACATCGCCACTCAAGCACCTCTTTCGGAGACAATTCACGATTTTTACACATGTATTATAAACAATCGAGTACCAATAGTAATTACTCTGAcagatgaatttgaaaacgGGTTGGAGAAATGTTGTAAATTTTGGGCAGAGGGAGATTATAACGGGATTCAAGTTGCATTGCTTCAAGAgcgaaaagaaaataaccTATATTTGAGGAGGATCAAATTAACGTTCAATTCTGGAAAATCAacatttcaaatattccaaatacaGATCAAAGATTGGCCAGATCTTGGTGTATTGGTAAATCCTACAGATATCCTCAGTATGcttgatattaaaaatttcatAATCTCTGAGTTGTTCAAGCGGGGGGTTTTTAATAAGGGTGATCTGCCGACAGTATTAGTGCACTGTTCTGCAGGTTGCGGTAGAACCGGTACTTTCTGCACTGTTGATACAATAGTCTCAAATCTTAAGAATATCGACGCTCATGAAATACAATGGGAAGCAAATCACCATGATAATAACAACTTGTTTGATCCAATAGTAATAACTATTGATCGATTCAGGAAACAAAGAATCTCGATGGTTCAAAACATTAATCAAtttttattcatatatGATTGCATGTTGTCATACTTCAAACTTCACCTGAATAATAACACGTGTGGTGGCGACAACGTTGGTTTGGGTTCTTTCACGAATTCTATGGGGgaattggatattttaGAGGACTTTCTATGTAGTAAGAAAAACGAGCTGTAA
- the SLO1 gene encoding Slo1p (similar to Ashbya gossypii AGR079W-A), with amino-acid sequence MVKSLLRITRIHSGIDCCSRERMSEQLESSTLEEGDRSGSICPRDKDIRDDSLQDRNVDRHEHLEELVKRATAQKVICQQLRQENTYLQEYLENIMGSGNVLGK; translated from the coding sequence ATGGTTAAATCACTACTACGTATTACACGAATACACTCTGGAATCGATTGTTGTTCACGGGAGCGGATGAGTGAACAATTGGAGTCGTCTACGTTAGAGGAAGGTGATAGGTCGGGTTCTATATGTCCACGTGATAAAGATATTAGAGATGATTCTTTGCAGGATAGAAATGTAGATCGACATGAACATTTGGAAGAGTTGGTGAAGAGAGCTACTGCACAGAAAGTTATTTGCCAACAATTGAGACAGGAAAATACTTACCTTCAAGAATATTTAGAGAATATAATGGGTTCAGGTAATGTGTTGGGAAAGTGA
- the ISC10 gene encoding Isc10p (similar to Ashbya gossypii AGR098W), which produces MATNVDENYHQTWGIPSVLSLKSKNLNSPTINPLNNGALSQQKQPYKGLSKRPSKRQAKGLTKVPIKSPILATIKEPMTKGPAKPPAKLPAKPPAKLPAKPPAKLPAKPPSILLSHKPKVELKFPVPFVNDLKKVVLDEQTEDLVRYLRKPDPLVTRNRERSASNFTLLTPISSIYFPESPSVLLDRIDKTLFEGSSMLEPRLVKSFKKYNAPKLLPDDAPLNLAVLGKPLPGYDIGPLYENKYSSSPIDAEDDCEKKCLAILYSELNKGELPPFKKELELNEKAEMVHWYDYALYKLFGIDRYGYFTLKAEKDWYQLHPWGLLDQDSDEYSDDFGDINESVTSEVDAFEPGDEIFHGFLHRSDSGSVMSLDRYLS; this is translated from the coding sequence ATGGCTACAAATGTGGATGAAAACTACCACCAAACATGGGGGATCCCATCTGTACTAAGTCTAAAAAGCAAGAACTTGAACTCTCCGACGATTAATCCATTGAATAACGGTGCACTTTCACAACAGAAGCAGCCATATAAAGGGCTATCTAAGAGGCCATCTAAGAGACAAGCGAAGGGACTTACTAAGGTACCAATCAAGAGCCCAATCTTGGCTACAATCAAGGAGCCGATGACAAAGGGTCCTGCAAAGCCTCCTGCAAAGCTTCCTGCCAAGCCTCCTGCAAAGCTTCCTGCCAAGCCTCCTGCAAAGCTTCCTGCCAAGCctccttcaattcttttatCTCATAAACCTAAAGTTGAGCTAAAATTTCCGGTGCCTTTTGTAAATGATCTTAAAAAAGTTGTTTTAGATGAGCAGACAGAAGATCTTGTTAGGTATCTCAGAAAACCAGATCCGTTAGTAACGCGAAATCGCGAAAGAAGTGCATCCAATTTCACTTTGTTGACGCCAATCAGctcaatatattttcccGAGTCACCGAGTGTTTTACTGGATAGAATTGATAAAACGTTATTTGAAGGATCCTCTATGTTGGAGCCGCGGTTGGTCAAgagttttaaaaaatataacgCACCAAAATTACTACCTGATGATGCCCCTTTGAATTTGGCTGTGTTAGGAAAGCCCTTGCCCGGATATGATATTGGGCCATTGTATGAGAATAAATATTCTTCTAGTCCTATAGATGCAGAAGATGATTGTGAGAAAAAGTGCCTTGCAATATTGTATTCAGAGTTGAACAAAGGTGAGTTACCTCCATTCAAGAAAGAGTTGGAGTTGAATGAAAAGGCAGAAATGGTTCACTGGTATGACTATGCGTTGTACAAATTATTTGGTATTGACAGATATGGATACTTTACTTTAAAGGCAGAAAAGGATTGGTATCAACTACATCCATGGGGTTTGTTGGATCAGGACTCGGATGAATATAGTGACGATTTTGGAGACATTAATGAGAGTGTAACAAGTGAGGTAGATGCGTTCGAACCTGGTGATGAAATATTTCACGGCTTCTTACATAGATCTGATTCAGGTTCTGTAATGTCACTAGATCGTTATTTGAGTTAA
- the ARP10 gene encoding Arp10p (similar to Ashbya gossypii AGR099C), whose translation MEVPVVIQLGNKFCVCGRAGDIDPIDMRQIPADWLEDELAVFDLMRFWIHDTIMCMPNRLKIVILENVLLDVPKKKRLCHVLLDRLMVSSVVFLPDILMACVAGGVTDAIVVDIGWENTVVAPIMDMRILEQHMGISKIGAKWIGSKLSSTFEIDGEKIVRMIKLDTDINCNGVQIEWRDIEDCMEILWNINKQDPECDIDEFPIISLVLESIKQLPIDVKSKVLQNVIIIGGLSKIQGLKERLIENLRYAHTNARGINILKVWQGGSIYTYHSLMHNDLDQMEVNREEFKSSGIVPDWQLQRFM comes from the coding sequence ATGGAAGTTCCTGTGGTTATCCAATTAGGGAACAAGTTTTGCGTATGTGGAAGGGCAGGTGACATAGATCCTATAGATATGAGGCAAATCCCCGCTGACTGGCTAGAAGATGAGTTGGCCGTATTTGATTTAATGAGATTCTGGATTCATGATACTATTATGTGCATGCCAAATCGACTTAAAATTGTAATTTTAGAGAATGTGCTGCTAGATGTACCTAAAAAGAAGCGATTATGTCATGTATTACTGGATAGGCTTATGGTCAGCAGCGTGGTATTTTTGCCTGACATATTGATGGCATGCGTCGCGGGAGGTGTAACGGATGCAATAGTTGTTGACATTGGGTGGGAGAATACGGTGGTTGCTCCAATTATGGATATGAGAATATTAGAACAGCATATGGGTATTAGTAAAATAGGAGCTAAATGGATTGGCAGTAAGTTATCTTCTACATTCGAGATTGATGGGGAGAAGATTGTACGAATGATTAAATTAGATACTGACATTAACTGCAACGGCGTTCAAATCGAATGGCGTGACATTGAGGATTGCATGGAAATACTTTGGAATATAAATAAGCAGGATCCTGAATGTGACATAGACGAATTTCCTATTATTTCCTTAGTCCTGGAATCCATTAAACAATTGCCTATAGATGTGAAGAGTAAAGTTCTACAAAATGTTATAATTATAGGGGGACTATCAAAAATTCAAGGACTCAAGGAACGTTTAATAGAAAATTTAAGGTATGCACATACTAATGCCCGGGGAATAAATATCCTTAAAGTTTGGCAGGGTGGAAGCATTTATACATATCATTCACTCATGCACAATGATTTAGACCAAATGGAAGTCAATAGAGAGGAATTTAAAAGCAGTGGGATTGTTCCAGATTGGCAGTTACAGAGGTTTATGTAA
- the TMS1 gene encoding Tms1p (similar to Ashbya gossypii AGR100W) — protein MGALVSLPINVGVTFVSSCLGSCCSSAMNKTFSSISNANSSFATRMLYAVWLLFNSLISWIAMSSNHSLLWPGKTCTESGECGFFTVHRLNFSLGIMHLILAAALINVKSTRDPRAKMQNSWWWLKVIIYLLFIILSFTIPNEFYIFFSKWVSLPSGTLFILTGLVLLVDFAHEWAETCIQHVELEDEDSGFWQKFLIIGTAFMYASALAMNITMFVLFCRDKCKINNVALAINIILHIITSVASVHPSVQEYNPKCGFAQSAMVGVYCTYLTMSAMASEPDDKQCNPLIRSSGTRKASVILGSIFTFVAIAYTTTRAAANSAFQIESNRALYLAGDDIMEYEGITQSRHQLRQEAVRKAVQEGSLPESVLSDNQWTETDIDSETGDAYIDDEKYSTKYNYSLFHIIFFLATQWIAILLTININQDDMDDFIPVGRTYFYSWVKIISAWICYVLYGWSLIAPMVMPERFENEFY, from the coding sequence ATGGGTGCTTTAGTATCCCTTCCCATCAATGTCGGGGTTacttttgtttcttcttgctTGGGATCCTGCTGTTCCTCAGCTATGAACAAAACCTTCAGTTCAATAAGCAATGCCAACTCCTCTTTCGCAACAAGAATGCTGTATGCTGTGTGGCTTCTTTTTAATTCGTTGATATCATGGATAGCGATGTCATCTAACCACTCCTTACTATGGCCTGGTAAAACTTGTACAGAGTCTGGAGAGTGTGGCTTTTTCACTGTCCATAGATTGAACTTCTCGCTGGGCATAATGCATTTGATACTAGCAGCAGCGCTCATAAACGTGAAATCAACAAGGGATCCAAGGGCAAAAATGCAGAACAGTTGGTGGTGGTTGAAAGTGATTATATATCTACtgtttattattttgtcCTTCACTATTCCCAATGAATTTTACATTTTCTTCTCGAAATGGGTTAGTCTTCCTAGTGGAACGCTATTTATATTAACTGGTTTGGTCCTTCTAGTGGATTTTGCACATGAATGGGCTGAAACCTGTATTCAACATGTTGAATTAGAGGACGAAGATTCAGGGTTTTGGcaaaagtttttaattatcGGGACTGCCTTCATGTATGCGTCTGCGCTCGCCATGAATATTACCATGTTTGTACTCTTTTGTCGCGATAAATGTAAGATAAACAATGTGGCTCTTGCaatcaatattatattacatATTATCACCTCTGTGGCTTCCGTTCATCCCTCTGTACAGGAATACAATCCAAAATGTGGATTTGCACAAAGTGCTATGGTTGGCGTATATTGTACATACCTAACAATGAGTGCAATGGCTTCGGAACCAGATGATAAACAATGTAATCCATTGATTAGATCCAGCGGTACTCGTAAAGCCTCTGTAATTCTGGGGTCAATATTCACCTTTGTTGCAATTGCTTATACAACCACAAGAGCGGCTGCAAATTCAGCCTTCCAGATTGAATCTAATAGAGCACTTTATTTAGCTGGTGATGATATTATGGAATACGAAGGCATCACGCAATCGAGGCATCAATTGAGACAAGAAGCTGTCAGAAAAGCTGTTCAAGAAGGTTCACTCCCGGAAAGCGTTTTATCCGATAATCAATGGACAGAAACAGACATTGATTCTGAGACAGGTGACGCCTACATTGACGATGAAAAGTATTCTACAAAGTATAACTATTCTCTGtttcatataatatttttcttGGCCACCCAGTGGATAGCAATTCTATTGACTATAAATATCAATCAGGATGATATGGATGATTTTATACCCGTAGGAAGGACCTATTTCTATTCTTGGGTCAAGATAATTAGTGCATGGATTTGTTACGTTTTATATGGTTGGAGTTTAATTGCCCCAATGGTGATGCCAGAAAGGTTTGAAAACGagttttattaa
- the DMC1 gene encoding recombinase DMC1 (similar to Ashbya gossypii AGR101C), which yields MSATETETEVDNQNSIISVDELQSYGINASDLQKLKASGIFSVNTVLSTTRRNLLKIKGFSEVKVEKVKEAAGKIIQVGFIPATVQLDIRKRVFSISTGSKQLDSILGGGVMTMSITEVFGEFRCGKTQMSHTLCVTAQLPRELGGGEGKVAYIDTEGTFRPERIKQIAARYELDPDICLENVSYARALNSEHQMELVEQLGQQLSSGEYRLLIVDSIMANFRVDYCGRGELNERQQRLNQHLSRLNRIAEDYNVAVFMTNQVQSDPGASALFASADGRKPVGGHVLAHASATRILLRKGRGEERVAKLQDSPDMPERECVYVIGEKGITDSDD from the exons ATGTCAGCAACGGAAACGGAAACAGAGGTTGATAATCAAAACAGTATTATTAGCGTTGATGAACTACAGAGCTATGGTATTAATGCTTCGGATCTGCAGAAATTGAAAGCTAGTGGGATTTTTAGTGTTAAT ACTGTATTATCTACTACGCGTCGGAATCTACTGAAAATCAAGGGATTTAGTGAAGTGAAGGTAGAGAAAGTAAAGGAAGCAGCAGGGAAAATTATTCAGGTTGGTTTTATACCAGCGACTGTGCAGTTAGACATCAGAAAGCGTGTTTTTTCCATATCTACTGGATCGAAGCAGTTGGATTCAATTCTTGGTGGTGGTGTGATGACGATGTCTATAACTGAAGTTTTTGGGGAATTTCGTTGCGGTAAGACTCAGATGTCTCATACCTTGTGTGTCACTGCGCAACTACCCAGAGAATTAGGTGGTGGGGAAGGCAAAGTAGCGTACATTGATACGGAGGGGACTTTCAGACCAGAAagaattaaacaaattgcaGCAAGGTATGAATTAGACCCTGATATATGTTTGGAAAATGTTTCTTACGCTAGAGCTCTAAATAGTGAACATCAGATGGAACTAGTTGAGCAGCTAGGACAGCAGTTATCTTCTGGTGAATATCGGCTCTTAATAGTCGATTCCATCATGGCGAATTTTAGGGTTGATTATTGCGGTAGAGGAGAGCTAAATGAACGTCAGCAAAGATTGAATCAACACTTGTCTCGTTTGAACAGGATTGCTGAAGACTACAATGTGGCAGTGTTTATGACTAATCAGGTTCAAAGCGATCCTGGTGCCTCGGCTTTATTTGCTAGTGCAGATGGTAGGAAGCCCGTTGGTGGGCATGTTTTGGCGCATGCTAGTGCAACAAGAATATTGCTGAGAAAGGGACGTGGTGAAGAACGTGTAGCTAAATTGCAGGATTCCCCAGATATGCCTGAAAGGGAATGTGTATATGTGATTGGCGAAAAAGGTATAACTGACTCTGATGATTGA
- the ARX1 gene encoding putative hydrolase (similar to Ashbya gossypii AGR102C): MALAISNEDTQLLLNDKNVLQEHNLEKYRTAGQITETTLKFLVRLINNSYHFKKYSTPLSISELCSLSDSFMQTCINDVFANKVNEKGIAHPTTIDIDEISKGWAPELDDASNLTHWNKDHAMGKKRESVCQGRKSAVAGFLQEGDVVKITLGCHIDGYTSQVSHTLVIYPTITSEETQELVPAGPLLGPKADAIAATHIAVESVTSLLACALAPEKLPAAFPERQVTGSLIRLVVDTIAKTYNCALVPGSRVRRIRRFLAGQYEGVVAERNVKGVYWTESHQEAELLSASVEDKDVVKSKKGNGFTNDSAIATDDFSVLPGEVYLIDLQMAPLDGLPRGLITLQSVDQYSGKSHNQETLVARPSIICRDFAQQQVLKLKSSRQLLNKLDKSGVFPKKLSHLSNAFPLDIENPDWETISKELKPLRLGLSEITNNYLATVKSIQVCKLIPWDTILKAANPTGSHGIDANEQALPGHELPLPQLNISSLKLKALMKEAISVPVARKSITVVLCSSSITSSGKEELLKLNGGSCTRTSWVHSKYELNSSDKISQGIFQLAQLSKDKRFGLTIRETQPWKMKNMKDTVTPINPDMVME, translated from the coding sequence ATGGCTTTAGCGATCTCTAATGAAGATACGCAGTTGCTGCTGAATGATAAGAACGTATTACAGGAGCATAATCTGGAAAAATACCGTACCGCTGGGCAGATCACAGAAACTACGTTGAAATTTCTAGTCAGGTTGATCAACAATTCTTACCATTTTAAGAAGTATTCCACGCCACTTTCAATATCTGAATTATGTTCGTTAAGTGATTCTTTTATGCAAACTTGCATCAATGATGTGTTTGCTAACAAGGTAAATGAAAAAGGAATTGCTCATCCTACAACgattgatattgatgagaTAAGTAAAGGTTGGGCCCCAGAATTAGATGATGCAAGCAATCTAACGCATTGGAATAAGGATCATGCCATGGGGAAGAAGAGAGAATCTGTTTGCCAGGGTAGGAAGAGTGCAGTTGCTGGTTTTTTGCAGGAGGGTGACGTTGTGAAGATAACCTTAGGCTGTCATATCGATGGATATACATCGCAGGTATCTCATACACTTGTGATTTATCCAACAATTACGAGCGAAGAAACGCAGGAATTGGTGCCTGCTGGACCTCTCTTGGGACCTAAGGCAGATGCTATTGCTGCAACACACATTGCTGTCGAAAGCGTAACTTCTTTATTGGCTTGCGCATTAGCCCCAGAAAAACTTCCAGCTGCTTTCCCAGAGAGACAGGTGACGGGTTCTTTGATTAGACTAGTGGTAGATACGATTGCTAAGACATATAACTGTGCTTTAGTTCCAGGATCCCGTGTTCGCAGGATTAGAAGGTTTTTAGCTGGTCAGTATGAAGGCGTTGTTGCGGAAAGAAATGTTAAGGGTGTGTACTGGACAGAATCTCACCAAGAGGCCGAGCTTTTATCTGCTAGCGTTGAAGACAAAGATGTTGTTAAATCTAAGAAGGGCAATGGATTTACTAACGACAGCGCTATTGCAACAGATGACTTTTCAGTTTTACCAGGAGAGgtttatttgattgatcTACAGATGGCTCCATTGGATGGATTGCCTCGCGGTCTAATCACCTTACAGTCTGTTGATCAGTACAGTGGCAAGTCTCACAACCAGGAGACCCTGGTTGCTAGACCAAGCATAATATGCCGAGACTTTGCACAACAACAGGTCctaaaattgaaatcttCTAGacaattgttgaataagTTGGACAAATCAGGTGTTTTCCCAAAGAAGCTATCCCACCTGTCCAACGCATTCCCATTAGACATTGAAAACCCTGATTGGGAAACCATTTCCAAGGAACTTAAACCCTTGAGACTGGGTTTAAGCGAAATTACAAACAATTATTTGGCAACCGTGAAAAGCATCCAGGTGTGCAAGCTAATTCCTTGGGATACCATCTTAAAAGCTGCAAACCCAACTGGATCCCACGGCATCGATGCTAATGAACAAGCGCTTCCTGGTCATGAACTTCCTTTGCCTCAATTGAATATCTcatctttgaagttgaaagcACTCATGAAGGAAGCTATTTCCGTTCCAGTTGCACGTAAGTCCATAACTGTCGTTCTCTGCAGTAGTTCCATAACATCTTCAGGTAAAGAAgaacttttgaagttaaatGGCGGAAGTTGCACCAGAACTAGTTGGGTTCATTCTAAATATGAATTGAACAGCTCTGATAAAATTAGCCAAGGTATTTTTCAACTAGCTCAATTGTCAAAAGATAAGCGATTCGGTCTAACAATTCGCGAAACTCAACCttggaaaatgaagaatatgaaaGATACCGTCACTCCAATTAACCCTGACATGGTTATGGAATAA
- the PDA1 gene encoding pyruvate dehydrogenase (acetyl-transferring) subunit E1 alpha (similar to Ashbya gossypii AGR103W): protein MLSSIRKQALSKTRHSLLRTFSSTGAVDAEPAMDSAGVAGGEDIVEIALPESSFEGYMLDVPDLTYKVTKGNLLQMYKDMIIIRRMEMACDALYKAKKIRGFCHLSVGQEAIAVGIENAITKRDTVITSYRCHGFTYMRGSSVQAVLAELMGKRSGVSYGKGGSMHMYTDGFYGGNGIVGAQVPLGAGLAFAHQYKNEDVCAFALYGDGASNQGQVFESFNMAKLWNLPAVFACENNKYGMGTAASRSSAMTEYFKRGQYIPGLKVNGMDILAVYQASKFAKHWCVSGNGPIVLEYETYRYGGHSMSDPGTTYRTRDEIQHMRSKNDPIAGLKMHLLDLGIATEDEIKAYDKAARKYVDEQVELADAAPAPEAKMSILFEDVYVPGSETPTLRGRISDDTWDFKKNGFAYRE, encoded by the coding sequence ATGCTATCATCAATTAGAAAACAGGCTCTTTCTAAGACTAGGCACTCTTTGTTGCGTACGTTTTCGTCCACTGGTGCGGTAGACGCAGAGCCAGCAATGGACTCTGCAGGAGTAGCAGGTGGTGAGGACATCGTGGAGATTGCGTTACCCGAGAGTTCATTTGAAGGATATATGTTAGATGTTCCAGACTTAACTTATAAGGTGACTAAGGGTAATTTGTTGCAAATGTACAAGGATATGATTATCATTAGAAGAATGGAAATGGCCTGTGATGCTTTATACAAAGCCAAGAAGATTAGAGGGTTTTGTCACTTGTCTGTAGGTCAGGAGGCTATTGCCGTTGGTATTGAAAATGCTATCACGAAGCGTGATACTGTGATTACTTCTTACAGATGTCATGGTTTTACTTATATGAGAGGTAGTTCTGTTCAAGCAGTGCTGGCTGAGTTGATGGGTAAAAGAAGCGGTGTATCTTATGGTAAGGGTGGTTCTATGCACATGTATACAGATGGTTTTTACGGTGGTAACGGTATCGTGGGTGCCCAAGTTCCTTTAGGTGCTGGGTTGGCCTTTGCTCACCAATACAAAAATGAAGATGTCTGTGCATTTGCTTTGTACGGTGATGGTGCCTCTAATCAAGGTCAAGTGTTTGAATCGTTCAACATGGCTAAGTTGTGGAATTTACCAGCCGTCTTTGCGTGTGAGAACAACAAATATGGTATGGGTACTGCTGCTTCTAGATCATCTGCTATGACTGAATACTTCAAACGTGGTCAATACATTCCTGGTTTAAAAGTCAATGGTATGGATATTTTGGCCGTTTACCAAGCTTCTAAATTTGCTAAACACTGGTGTGTTTCTGGTAATGGTCCAATTGTTCTAGAATATGAAACTTACAGATATGGTGGTCACTCTATGTCTGACCCAGGTACCACTTATCGTACTAGAGATGAAATTCAACACATGAGATCCAAGAACGACCCTATTGCGGGCTTGAAGATGCACTTGTTAGATTTGGGTATTGCCACAGAAGATGAAATTAAGGCATACGATAAGGCTGCTAGAAAGTACGTTGATGAACAAGTCGAGTTGGCTGACGCTGCACCTGCTCCAGAGGCAAAGATGTCCATTTTGTTCGAAGATGTCTATGTCCCAGGTTCTGAAACTCCAACTTTGAGAGGTAGAATCTCCGATGATACTTGGGACTTTAAGAAGAATGGCTTTGCTTACAGAGAATAG